From Primulina huaijiensis isolate GDHJ02 chromosome 15, ASM1229523v2, whole genome shotgun sequence, one genomic window encodes:
- the LOC140958325 gene encoding protein NRT1/ PTR FAMILY 2.7-like, producing the protein MENSGEREALLLTPNDIKRGSWNAFPFFIGTVVGLQLAGGWLSNLIVYLIDEFNINRIDAAQISSIVSGTATLIPVAAAVVADSFLGCFSVIFISFIIYLLGLILLLLTATLDNLRPNRCENGSDSCVPPSSFQYAVVYVSLALTTMGLGGTCYTITTMGASQFSSPKDRNRYFNWYYFTAYVSSLVTSTGIVYIEDNLSWAWGFSICLAANMVGLAIFLIGSRYYYFVKPQGSPFMGFARVIVASVRKRKIPISSQITDYYYGDHVGDNALLEAPTLCLRSLNRAALKTEGGIQENGTISKQWKLCTVQQVEDLKTLIQILPLWSTAILLATPIGIQMSLSVLQALTMDRQMVENVRIPAATMLVFTFIFTALSLGLFDHIIWPVFKKVTWIDRDLTPLQRIGIGHVFNVASMAVSAVVESKRRAIAWYQEPESGANVGSMSVFWLVPQLALVGIAEAFHYPGQISLYYQEFPNGLKSMATAMISLIIGMAFYLSGAVIEIVRSVTDWLPDDINNGRLENVYWVLVVLGVFNFGYYALCSWIYKYKNNVHDHMEEVLE; encoded by the exons ATGGAGAACTCGGGAGAGAGAGAGGCTCTGCTCCTAACCCCGAATGATATCAAACGAGGAAGCTGGAATGCCTTTCCCTTCTTCATAG GTACAGTTGTTGGACTGCAATTGGCAGGGGGGTGGCTGAGCAACCTGATAGTGTACTTGATCGATGAATTTAACATAAACAGAATTGATGCTGCTCAAATCAGCAGTATAGTCAGCGGCACCGCAACCTTGATTCCCGTTGCCGCCGCAGTTGTTGCTGATTCATTTCTTGGCTGTTTCTCTGTCATTTTTATTTCCTTTATCATCTATCTGCTG GGTCTGATCTTACTACTCCTCACAGCGACACTAGACAATTTACGCCCTAATCGATGCGAAAACGGATCAGATTCTTGTGTCCCTCCATCAAGTTTTCAGTATGCCGTAGTCTACGTCAGTTTGGCTCTGACGACAATGGGGCTAGGTGGCACGTGCTACACCATCACAACAATGGGAGCAAGTCAGTTTTCCAGTCCTAAGGACCGGAATAGATACTTCAATTGGTATTATTTCACTGCTTACGTTTCCTCACTTGTAACCAGCACGGGAATTGTGTATATTGAAGATAATTTGAGTTGGGCATGGGGTTTCAGCATATGCTTAGCGGCGAATATGGTTGGGTTGGCCATTTTCTTGATAGGTAGccgatattattattttgttaagcCGCAAGGAAGCCCTTTCATGGGCTTTGCACGAGTAATTGTTGCGAGTGTTCGAAAGAGGAAGATCCCCATCTCTTCTCAAATCACAGATTATTATTACGGAGATCATGTTGGAGACAACGCATTGCTGGAGGCACCGACTCTGTGTTTAag ATCACTAAACCGTGCTGCACTTAAGACCGAAGGAGGCATACAAGAAAATGGGACCATCTCAAAACAATGGAAATTATGCACCGTGCAACAAGTCGAAGACCTCAAAACTCTGATCCAAATTCTCCCTCTGTGGTCAACCGCCATCCTTCTAGCCACCCCAATCGGAATCCAAATGAGCCTTTCAGTTCTTCAAGCTCTAACCATGGACCGCCAGATGGTCGAAAATGTCCGAATTCCGGCAGCCACCATGCTAGTATTCACATTTATCTTCACTGCGCTAAGCCTAGGCCTCTTTGACCACATCATCTGGCCTGTGTTCAAGAAAGTGACCTGGATAGACCGGGACCTGACACCGTTGCAACGCATTGGAATCGGTCATGTGTTCAATGTGGCGAGCATGGCCGTCTCTGCTGTAGTCGAGTCGAAAAGGCGTGCCATAGCATGGTATCAAGAGCCCGAAAGTGGCGCTAATGTTGGTTCGATGTCGGTCTTTTGGTTGGTACCACAACTCGCTCTAGTGGGCATAGCCGAAGCATTTCATTATCCGGGACAAATTTCTTTGTACTATCAAGAGTTTCCCAATGGCCTAAAAAGCATGGCGACAGCCATGATTTCATTGATAATTGGGATGGCTTTTTATTTGAGTGGCGCTGTAATTGAGATTGTAAGAAGTGTGACAGATTGGCTGCCAGATGATATAAATAATGGGAGGCTGGAAAATGTGTATTGGGTGTTAGTGGTGCTTGGGGTGTTCAATTTTGGGTATTATGCTTTGTGTTCTTGGATttacaaatacaaaaataacGTCCATGATCATATGGAGGAAGTATTAGAGTAG